AGCTGCCTAGCTCACTAACTACACTGTTTACACTAGCTGCAGCTCCTGCCACCCATTCTCATCCTCCCAAAGTTATTCTACAAGGACCCTCAGTCCAGAGCGTCACTCCATCCCTTCACCTGATGGCTCAGCCTCCAAAGCAGCTCTTCCTGCCTGTGGCTACTGTGTCCTTCTCTTTGCTCAGCCTCAAGGCCAATCAAGAAGTCTACCACTCTAGGGTCAGTAATACTGCATTTGAAGAGGGTTGAGCACACGTGCTGAATGCCTGGGAGACACCAGCTCATTTCGTTCTGACTGTGCTAGGTGCTTAGCACTATTCTGGTCCCTGTTCTCATGGCAGGCATGTAAAAAGCCAGCATGTCAATTAAGTGATGACCAACCACGAACATGAATGCAGAGGGCCATGAATAAGGAACTCAGGGCTGGGCTAAGTTGGTTGGAGGGTAGACCTTCTTTACTTAGCCTTGGGGAGATCTCTTAGAGGGATGGCACATAGGCCAAGACCTGAAGGTTGGGAAAGAAGCTTCCATGTCACAAATGGGGAACAGTATGACGCAGAGAGAAAACCGCCTATGCAAAGACCTCAGACGAAGATCAGAGTGGGAAGCTGAGCCACCAGATGATCCCACCTTTGTTCCGCCATAGCCCCCCATCAGCCAACAGAGTCTTCAGCACAGAAGAGAATACTGTTGCCTGCCTTCCTGGAAGGATGGGTGAAGGGGCAGGATGGATGAAGGGAGGGAAGGCATTAGCTGTGAGTGGAGGACTAACAGAACCTCTGGCCGAGGGgtctgggtttgattttcagagcccaggcaggtctgAGGATGTCAAGCACCAAGTGGCAAGCACTGCTTCTCCTCTCCACTCAAAGATGAACGGTGAGGGAGACGCAGAGGGAGGGCAGCAAAACATGGCAATGACCCTGACTCCAGATGTGATGGTAGCTTGTCCTGAGAGGCCTGTCCAGGGAGAGGATGTCCTTCACAAAAGCTGGTCCCTGACGCTAACAAAGCTGTCTGGATGCTCTAAGCACCAGAtctgctgggggaaggggacacGTTCCACAACACAAAAAATCTCCAGCCACTTTCTAACTAGGTCATTCCCAGCTACATCTGAGAGCTGAGGTGTCAGGTGTGGCTTCTGCTGCAGGGAAAGCCAGCTTTAAAGACACAGTCTTcttgctccctcttcctctccccctctccttccctcccacctcacccagctcctgcctgctggcctctTTCTCCTCACCTGGATGGGCACTGGCTGGAAGGCATGCAGCAGAGGAGAGATCGTGGGCCAGAGAATGTTGCTTTGTTTGACGGCCCTTGGCAGGCTGTGCATCCTGGCTAGCACCGTATGCTGCCATACCCTAGTTGTGTGAGCTTGGCCAGGCCACAGGGCCTCTCTAAGCCTCTTCAATGTGATCTGTAAAATGTGTCCAATAATAAACCCTTTGCATAGCGACTTCATGATGAACCCTACTACGTGCAAGACAGGGCACGAGGAGGTTGATTAGGATTGGTCCTTGATGGGATTACAGATAGGAAATGGCAGAAACAAGCAATTTGACAGAAGTAGACATGATAGAGATGGCTAAAACAGGAGGCTGTCAGTAGGCTTATCACTGCCCTTCACTCCGAGTGCTCCACTTGGAGTGGGGAGAATCAAGAAGggtttcctggaggaggtggcctTGGAGAAGCATTTGAACTGGTAAGGATGCAGGAGAGGCACGAGAGGGCAGGGCAGATAAAGGGCCCAGGATGGAGATGCAGAAAGTGTGAGGCTTAGGCCTGCTTGCACCTGCCAAGAAGTGGCACTGAGCATCGGCCATCCACCCAATGCTGGGCTGTGCTTTACACACACGGTGGGTTCAGGAAATTCTCCAAGTTAGGGGCTGGTGAAAAGGCTCAGAGGGTAAAAAAGCATGTGCTACTCAAGCCTGACTCTAGTTGGAGTCCTAGAGCCTACGTAAAGGTGGAAGAGAGCCAACTGTACACGGTTGTCCTCTGGACTCCGCATGTGCTGTGGCATACACCGCCTCCTcatgctaataaataaaattcttgagagaaagaaagagagagagaagaaatgaccCAAGTTTGTGCCTCTGGCTAGGTGGTATCTAAGAGAAATGCAATCCCAGAGGTAAAGTCTCCCAAGCTTCGACTTCTAACAGTCTCCAAAAGGTTCCTGGGCTTCTGAGCAAACTACAAGGAGAGTGTCTTCAACAGTGAGTTAGGATCTGTTCTCAACAGGACTCTAGATGCCTCAGAATTGGGGCATCCAGAAATGGGGTTGCTCTTGAGCAGCGATGGGCCCTAATAAGGGAGGTCTGGCAGGTGGGTGGAGCATGCATGAAAGAAAGGTCAGAGGTGAGAGTCCAGGTTGGTGGCTGTGGCTATGGAGTAAGAGACAGGGGGGACATATTCATCCTTTTTTGTGTGTCTCATTTTCCCCCTGTCTGAAGCTGAGGGGGTTAGACAGGATCTAAAGCCCATCCCAACAACCCCATCATCGGGCAGACATATTCCAGCCCTGTAAATCAGTGTTCAGTCACAGCAGTCAGACTGGGCCTCTGGTGAAGGACAATCATGACCTCCTGACAGAAAGACTCATATTTAAACAAACGTCAAGGCAGACAACGGAGCCCCTTGCAATCATTTGCACCCCGGCTTCGGGAGCGGCACGGCTCCCTCAGAACCAGCTAACACTCTAGGTACTGTAGCCTAACTGAagcccgccccgccccacccccgtGTCCAGCACCCTTTCTTCGaatcaaaccaaatcaaatcACAGTCTGGCCTCGGCCACCCCCATTGCGTAGTCAGGAGCACTGGACCAAGTGTGGGGAGGGCAGCCAACTTTCAACCACTAGCCTGAaatgctgcctggacagtcacggGTCCAACCCGCAGGGAGGGACCCTAGGAACCTGTGGAAGCTGACTCTTTGCCCTCCCCTGGCCTCCTGATATGCCTCCTGCCCCTTCACCTTCCCGGTTCATCCGTCCAACTGGATGCATTGAGCACATACTGGTGGCAGGCACGGAGCTGGTGTCCCCCCCCCAACAATTTTGGGTCAGACAGACATGGCTCCAGACCTTTTGGGGACAgaacatgcaaacatacatggaAGTAGGAGAACAATGGAATTTGTCACGGTTTTAAAGGACACCAGCTGAAGTCATCAAAAGGAGCTGAGGTGGGAAGTCTAATTTGGGAATCACAAAGGGCCTCTCATTCGGCTATGGACTGAAGGTGAGCAGGAGCCAGGCATGCAAAGAGtcggagggaagggaaaagaaggtcTGTACACAAGACCTGAAGCAAGACTTGGCGGGCCTGAAGATTGAAAGAGGGCTGGGTGCTGGAGCCCAGTGGCCAAGGGGAGTGGCCTGGGGTGAGGTCCAGAGGGGGGGGGGCAAGCATGGGTGCTATAATAGAGTCTCACAGACCCGAGGAAGGAGTGTGCTGTTCATCCTAAAGAGGATGGGAAtccacataaaaaaatttaaacggACTCATCTGTATCTGGAACATCCCTTAGAGCCTCTGGACTTCACTTTCCTCTTCAGTATATCTGCTCTTTAACTGTCCAATGCAGACATTCTAGAATGTCAGCAgctcagaaagaaggaagaaaggtggcAGCCCGAAGACCTTGTGGCCAGTGTCGCTGGGCTCTGGAGGATGGGGCACACAGTGAACGTCCCTCAGCTGTCCCAGACAACAACCTCATCACCGCACAAGAGCCCCCTCGGGAAACCTGTGCCTTCAGTGTGCCCAGAGGGAGAAACTGAGccacagagggggaggggaaggactcTTCCCACGAGGAGAGTCTAGACTCCTCCCCCAGCTCCGATTGGGCCCTGTTTCTGGAGCATCAGTGAGAGTCCTGTGGCTTGAGCAGACTGGAAGGCCCGGACTCCAGCATCCTCAGCCAAATGTCTGGTCCTGAGAAGTCCTTCCTTCCTAGAGACTCCAGAACCCAAGCCTGAAATCCTGCCCTCTACTCTCAGACCTAAGGGAAAAACCCTGCCGCCTTTGGATAGCCATGGCTCTATCTGCATGCAGGAAATGATCCATGAGTGACAGCTGTCGGAGAGTAGAGACACGAGGCTTGTGTGACCTCAATAGTAGACGCCATTCATTCACTACCTCATTCTGCCCGCTCCTTCCTGCCCACACTGCTTCACAATGGAAGGCCTTGCTCCAAGGCTCTACCTGAGGGGAACCTCCTCATCCCTCTCCAGAGCCACCTGACCAACAGGAAGCGGCTAGTGGAAGACTAGAAATGCGCCTTCCTTCTTAGAGGGCCATAGCAGACCCCAGGATGCTGGGAGGGCACTCTCCTATCACTCAGTGTGAAGCTCTTCCCTACACTCATGACCAAGGAAGGCTTCAGAgggcctccacacacaaacaacacacctACATCCATCTACCAAAGGATGGAACATGTTCTTTCCCATCAGCTTTTTCTGGACTCTTTTTTTGTAGCCTGaagcaggatatatatatatatatatatatatatatacacacacacacacacacacacacacacatatatctcacCACGTTACCTTCCCTGGTTCCTTGTTTCATTGACCATAAAATGAGACCCAGAAAAGGTGAGTCATCCAGGGAATCGGTTGGTTGTACAGAGGATTAGGAGACAGGTATGGTGTTCAGCATGCCCCACCAGTTCCTGGCTGTGGCCTTGGGCGGGTATTGACCATCTTTGTACCAcagtttcttcctcctccaaacATGTGGAAGACGGCACCCACAGCAACGTCTTACGAGAGTCCCCCAGTATTAGCTGCTATTACTCAAGGCACAGAAGTGAGGGGCCCCCGCTTTGCCCTCCAAACATCCCCGGAGTCAGACCGGCGGGTCTGTGTTCCCTGGGACTTCTAAGGAGTGTGGCTACAACCCGGGCCTGCAGCTACCGATCAGACcctcccagcagcagcccaggggcagagatgggtgTGTGGGATAAGCGGAGGGAAGGAAGAGCTGGTAGAGGAAGTTCCAGGCCTGCTcccagctgggggaagggaaggaaaggccGCACATCAAAGAGTAGGCAGGCCAGCTTCCCGCCCTCAAGGCCAGGTGGCCTTTGTCAGGACAGGCCAAACACAATCTGGACAATGAGGGATCCTGCTCACTTCCCCGCCAACAGGAGTCACTACTGAGCTAAAGCAAAGCCGGTGACATGacaaaggggggtgggggggacccaTAAAGGTCAGGCTGTCCCTCATTAAGCCGAGCCTTtgtccagccccctcccctgcctttgAAGAGGGGTGGATCAGAGAGGCCTGCCCAGGGGCAGGAGCTTCACAGGCTAAGAAGCCAAACAGCAGCCACCTTCCCAAATGctcctgctgcccctcccccgGGGTCAAGAGTTCAGGGAGAGTCCTGGGGAGGCTAGGTAGAGACCCCTGGACGCAGGCAACCAAAGGGAGCTTGGTCCACCAAAGGACAGGATCCTGTCTCTTCCCTGTGGGAGAGGGAGCCAGTTGGTCCTGGAGAGGAAGTGACCTGCAGTTTCCCCCAGTTATACGGAAGGATTCAGTTGGGCGACTCAAAGCTCTCCAAGCCCCCTAGATTAAAGAAGGGCGACACAACTGACTCCCCAGGGCAGGAGTGGCAGTGGGCCACACTCTTGGGAAGTCAGTCAGTCAAGGCCAGGGCAAGAGGTCAAAGAGAGGGCGGCCTGGGCCTCGCTCGCCGGGCACCTGCCAGGGCCGGGAACCCGTCTGGAGGCCCAGGCGGGAGAAGGGTCCTTACCGCTGCCACCGCGCCTGCGGTCGCCACGCTGCGCCGCATCCATTCGTAGGGTGTCCGCCTCTGCGCTCCTGGCGAGGACGGTGCGCCCGGCGGGCCGAGGGACTGCGCCAGGAGGCCGGGCCCGGGCCCGGGAGGCGCGGGCACCGGGCTAAAGTCCGGAGGGGGCCCGAAGGCCAGCGGGGCCGGGCTGGCGGCGGGGGCCGCGGGGCCCGGGCCATAGGCGGCTGCCCAGTCGTCCTTGGGCGCAGGGAAGGGCGCGGGCCAGGTCGGAGGGGGCGCGGGCGCCGGGGCGGGCTCCACGTGCGTGTAACCCGCGAAGTCGGGGTACTGCGGGGTGCGGGCGCCGGGCCGGGGCCGCGTAGGTCGGagggcccaggcccaggctggaGGGTCTGGCGGGGCCTGGGTACACGGGGGAGTCCTTGTCCAGCACATAGCCCACGTACATGGTGACCGCGGGGTCCCCCGCGCATGCTGGGCCCTGGAGCCGCCGCGCCGGCCGGCCGCCCCGACGACCGGCGACTGCTCACCTGGACCCGCGGCCGCCGCCGCGCCCGCCCCACCCCGGCCTTTTATAGCCGCGGGCCGTCCGCGGCCCCAGCCGGGCGGCTTTGCATTTCAAAGCGGGGGGAAGCCTCGGGGCCGCGAATCAAAGGGGGAAGCCCGTCGGGCGAGGGGGTTCAAAAGGAGACAAATTGCCGCCCTAAGCAGGAGGTGGATGGGCCTGGGGGGCTGGGGACCCAGAGGGCGCGGCCTGGGTTGAGGGTCCAGGCTCGGCTTCATCTTCCGACTCCTCCTTCGGTGGTCGCGGGGACCTCCCCACCACCGGCCCCGGGGTTACAGGTGGAGAAACTGgcttggaggggtgggggggacccTAGGCCAGCCTCACAGAGCGCACGGTGGTGCCGTGTGAGCCTGTGGGGCTGTCAGCGGCGACCACCAGCTTGAGGTGAGGGCGAGAGCAAGGCTGACTTCAAACGGGGGTTCCGTCTGTAAGGTAGAGGGCGTCttctggggagggggggcaagGGTCACGACCCCTCGGGTCCCAGATGAAAGCTGTGGGAAATGTGCATATGCAGATAGCCAGTCTGCATGCTCCTGAGTGTTTCCCCCCTTGTTGGCTCCACCACGGAGAAATTTCTCAAAGGTGTgggccaggggtgggggggtgggggggtcttcTGAGGACACCTTGGGAAACTTCACagactctccttcccttcccttattGTTCTTGTTGCCGAGATGcttcaaataaacacaaaaacagagtCGCATCACGAACCCACCACCATGCAGCCTCTGTAATTATCAGGTTTCTATcaccttccccccctcccccacctactGCCTTTTTctaaagcattttaaaacaaatttccgGCTTCATGTCATTTTTACCCCTACACATGTCAGACGGCATTTCTAAAATACATGGACAAATTCCTGAGTATTTATTATCTAATGCAGTTTACATTCAGCGTACTCCAACTGATTGGGGGCGGAATGTGTTTTTGCAGTTGGCTCGATGAATCCTCATTGGTTAACCGACGCTGGCATTTTAAAGGTCTGTGTGTTCTTTCCTACTCCGTCGAAGACAGGCAGACACTCCGCAGCTGCTGGAACAGGAGAGGAGATAGTTGAGACTATGGGGGTGGAGGGTTGGGGGTCATGGCTGAGGAATTGGGGAAGGAGATGTCTTCTGGGTCGGGAAGGCTAGAGTAGATGAGGACCCCTCCACATGGCGCTCGGGGCCAGGGAGGGAACGGTGCAGAAGAATCCTCTGAGGTTTGACCTTCTCTCCCGTCCCAGCACCAGGAGATGTACAGGATGTGTGTGGACTCTCAAAGCAAGGCAGAACCACGTCATAACTgtcagctttctttctctttacagGGCCAGTCGGCATCACCTCCAGGCCGGCAGGTGAGCCGTGGTCACACTGTAACTTGCTGGGGGACACAGTGCAAAATGAAAATACCGGGTGTGTTGTTCAGAAATGACCTGGAATTTCATGGTGGCGGGATTCATCCAGGCACGAGGGTCCTTGGAAGCTGAACCCTGGGTGACTGCACAGATGACCTGCCCGAGAAGGTGTCCCTGATCAGAATCACACTTACACACAGCAGTACGCCTCAACGGTGGTCCCCTTCCTGCTCAAGGGAACCTGCCGTTGAATGGATGGAAGCAGGGAGGCCCAGAGGGGAAATGGGCAAAACTCCAGTTCATGCTCCATAACGAGGCTGAGTGTAGACCCAGTGGCACACACAGCTGTCTCCACAGGGGAGGCCACCGTTGCCCAGGTTAGAAGACACCTGGCGTCTGGGCTCCACTGAGAACCCAAGTCTGGGCTCCACTGAGAACCCAACCAGGAGATAGAGACACAGGGCGAAAGATGAAGCCCAGGAGGgtggaatttttttctctcagctgGGCTGACTAGGGCTGCTCCTACTGTGGGAAGTGAAGGAAGGCccgggagggagggtggggacctgggggtggggaagcTGCAGGTATGGAGTCTGACCCACCTGGCCAGAAAGAGCAACCTGGCTCATTGGAGGTGAGCGTGAAGGAGGGGTTACGGGGAGTGAGTGTCCCACCAAGGGAGGTGTGCGAGGGATCGCTGGACATCTCCAGCGAGGGATCTCATTCCGGGGAGGGCCGAGGATTGGTGGCCTCTAACCAAGAGTATTCTAGTTCACACCCAGTCAAGAGGCCTTTCATTTGAGATTAGAGATTCATTTGTTCCTGCGTTCACCCATTTGCCAGGTACTGACGGACCCACACACCTGTGCTGGCACTATGCTCAGCATGGAACGAGGCCCCCCCTGCCTGAGGGGACCTTCCAGGGCTGGGGGCCGGAAGTGAAGTCATGTTCGCAATGAAGCGGATGTTACGTCTTGGTTCTGGTCAggaacaggaggcagaggattcCTGCAGAAGGGGGTAGCACACGGTCGGTCGGGGGTCCTGGTGAGTGGGGTACTGTAGTCCAAGCGTCAGTATGAAGAGAAGCCCCGTGGACTCAGGGAAAGCATATATCCCCTCGAACTGATAACCCGGTCTTGAGTGAAGAGCAGGAGGCCTTTGAGAGCCTCCCCCTAGCCCTCACAGCTGGAGAGAGAAGCTGGACAGCGGTCCTGAGTGGCTGAGGCATAGCCAGCGTTTGGTAGAAGCTTTGagggaggtcagagcagcaggggACTGGAGCAGGGAAGAGAAGAGTCAGGGGACCCCAGGTGGACATCCCTCCCTCGGGCACTCCCGAGATGCACCGCCCTTCCTGAGTTCTCTCCCTGAGATGGCAGCCTGGTTTGCGACAGTGGCCCTCCTACTCCACTCACGGAGCAGGTGCTCAGGGGGAGGCCTTACGCCAAGCATACATCACTTCCCCCCATCCTCACCAcagcccagagaaagagaggcCATAGTTACCCCCGCTTTCTTTTTCAGATTAGCATAAGGATTCAGAGAGGTAAAGTCACCTTCCTGAGGTCACACAGGGGGTCAATGACCTATCTGGCAGTTTTTTCTTCCCTCTAGAGATGGTTGACTGGTGAGCACAGAGAGTGACCCCGGATGAgtgtctgcctccccaccccaaagCTTGTTAGCTgggttgtgggagcccacaaagattccaacttgtgctttgactcaaggtcagaaaggTCAGAGTTTacgttgctctccaaggctgcataatagggtgcagaggcatggttaccaggtgtcttatacgtCAAGGTCCTCATCACAAAATGCTTTGCCATGGGGCATGGTtcccaggtgtttttttttttaaattatttatttttattttatgtacattggtgttttccctgcatgtatgtctgtgtgagggtgtcaggtctcctggaactggagttacagacagttgtgagctgctatgtgggtgctgggaattgaacccaggtccttctggaagagcagtgagtgctcttaactgctgagctacctcttcagcccctaccaggtgttttgaaggttctacacttggttgtacggTATGGTGTCCTTTGATCTTGAAAAGGgtaggtcttttgcctctccctttaCTAGTGTATTAAAAAAGCCCGTTAGAAATAAATTTGAagctgctgggtattgacccagggccctcctgaagttATCATGTGTCTCTTCTCTCTCCGTCTCCGTCTATATTTcctatctagcatttctcaaCTCCTCACTCCCTCCTTCAAGGGACCCCTCGATAGGCCGGAgctgaaccccaacactgggCCCTGACACTGGATTTTGCTTAAACAAattgctgcttcctcttcctcctcaggctTCTTCATGCAAAAGAGGCTCCAGGcgcccctcaccctcacccctagGTGGACCCCTTCGTCAGAAGATACAGCATCATGGATGTGACTCCCTCAGTCCTATAACTAAAGTTATTGTAACTCTACTTAAGAGTTCCAATCTGAAACGGTAGCCCCTGTACCCCCCACCTCTGACCTGCCATCTGACCTTGCGCCCCTGGGACCCAGTCTCCCATGTGCCCACCAGGACTGGTAGCAGCAGATGGCAACACCACTGTGCGT
The genomic region above belongs to Peromyscus leucopus breed LL Stock chromosome 19, UCI_PerLeu_2.1, whole genome shotgun sequence and contains:
- the Cdx1 gene encoding LOW QUALITY PROTEIN: homeobox protein CDX-1 (The sequence of the model RefSeq protein was modified relative to this genomic sequence to represent the inferred CDS: inserted 2 bases in 1 codon) — translated: MYVGYVLDKDSPVYPGPARPSSLGLGPPTYAAPXPGARTPQYPDFAGYTHVEPAPAPAPPPTWPAPFPAPKDDWAAAYGPGPAAPAASPAPLAFGPPPDFSPVPAPPGPGPGLLAQSLGPPGAPSSPGAQRRTPYEWMRRSVATAGAGGKGKTRTKDKYRVVYTDHQRLELEKEFHYSRYITIRRKSELAVNLGLTERQVKIWFQNRRAKERKVNKKKQQQQQQQPLPPPPMPPSQLPLPLDDNPTPSGPPLGSLCSTSAGLLGTPSPVPVKEEFLP